A part of Mycolicibacterium sp. TUM20985 genomic DNA contains:
- a CDS encoding Gfo/Idh/MocA family protein: MKPIGVGIIGASPGTGWAAATHVPALRALPQYDLRAVATSRHESARRAAAEWKVDAFDDPRQLIAHPGVDLVVVAVKVPGHHDLVTQALTAGKMVFSEWPLGVDLAEAEDLAAMAAAAGVGNVIGLQARFDPVVAHLRALVRHGYLGRVLATNLVGSGQAWGAITDPAHVYQYDRRNGVTPLSVSVGHTLDALTFVLGDVASVTATLGIGHRDITVLDSAPISSTTPDQVAVTGGLESGAVASIFYRGGLSRAGDLRWEINGTDGDLLITSPAPNGNIQATELVLAGGRGSDGHVQPIIAPDDYSGGGLPGPARNVAALYAAFARDLSEGTAVAPSFGDAVRLHRLVDRIARGASTAGVKMTGDSEESSCALQS; this comes from the coding sequence ATGAAACCCATCGGAGTCGGCATCATCGGCGCCAGCCCGGGCACCGGATGGGCCGCCGCAACGCACGTTCCGGCGCTGCGGGCCCTGCCGCAGTACGACCTTCGTGCAGTTGCCACCAGCCGCCACGAATCAGCTCGGCGCGCTGCTGCCGAATGGAAGGTCGATGCCTTCGACGATCCACGGCAGCTGATCGCCCATCCCGGTGTTGATCTCGTCGTCGTCGCCGTGAAAGTTCCCGGCCATCACGACCTGGTGACGCAGGCACTGACGGCAGGGAAGATGGTCTTCAGCGAGTGGCCACTGGGCGTCGACCTCGCGGAGGCCGAGGACCTGGCCGCGATGGCGGCCGCGGCCGGTGTTGGCAACGTGATCGGCCTCCAGGCTCGATTCGACCCGGTGGTCGCACACCTACGGGCCCTGGTTCGGCACGGCTATCTCGGCCGGGTGTTGGCGACGAATCTCGTTGGTTCAGGCCAGGCCTGGGGTGCGATCACCGATCCGGCGCACGTCTATCAGTACGACCGTCGCAACGGCGTCACACCGCTGTCGGTGTCAGTCGGTCACACCCTCGACGCGCTGACCTTCGTCCTCGGCGACGTCGCCTCGGTCACCGCAACGCTCGGGATCGGCCACCGGGACATCACCGTGCTGGACAGCGCACCGATCAGCTCCACCACGCCTGACCAGGTGGCGGTGACCGGTGGGTTGGAAAGCGGAGCGGTTGCCTCGATCTTTTACCGAGGCGGCCTCTCTCGCGCGGGTGACCTCCGGTGGGAGATCAACGGAACCGACGGCGATCTACTGATCACCTCCCCCGCCCCCAACGGCAACATCCAGGCCACCGAGTTGGTGCTGGCGGGCGGACGCGGATCGGATGGCCACGTGCAACCCATCATTGCGCCCGACGACTACTCCGGCGGCGGATTGCCTGGCCCAGCCCGCAATGTGGCGGCGCTCTACGCGGCCTTCGCTCGCGACCTCAGCGAGGGCACCGCAGTGGCTCCGTCTTTCGGCGACGCGGTGCGGTTGCACCGGTTGGTCGACCGGATAGCCCGCGGTGCATCCACCGCTGGGGTGAAGATGACAGGTGATTCCGAGGAGTCATCATGCGCGCTGCAGTCCTGA
- a CDS encoding DUF4174 domain-containing protein encodes MTTALGSATAGAAELSDYLWDRRPLLVFAPTDRDPRVGETLSRIEATRCDFVGRDMVFGLVVTEGNSTLDGQGISADESRRLRNQYAIGETAFGVLLIGKDGGEKLRVNEVPDLQAIYAVIDGMPMRSREMSTNASRC; translated from the coding sequence ATGACCACCGCGCTCGGATCTGCGACTGCCGGGGCCGCCGAACTCAGCGATTATCTCTGGGATCGCCGTCCCTTGCTGGTGTTCGCGCCGACGGACAGAGATCCGAGGGTCGGTGAAACGCTGAGTCGAATCGAGGCCACTCGCTGTGACTTCGTCGGTCGTGACATGGTGTTTGGCTTGGTGGTGACCGAGGGCAACAGCACGCTCGATGGTCAAGGCATCAGCGCCGATGAGTCACGACGGCTGAGGAACCAGTACGCGATTGGTGAGACCGCCTTCGGCGTGCTGTTGATCGGAAAGGACGGCGGCGAGAAACTGCGCGTCAACGAGGTACCGGATCTCCAAGCCATCTATGCCGTGATCGATGGCATGCCCATGCGCAGCCGCGAGATGAGCACCAATGCGAGTCGGTGTTGA
- the gcl gene encoding glyoxylate carboligase, with amino-acid sequence MARMRAIDAVVLVLEREGITCAFGVPGAAINPLYSAMRKRGSITHYLGRHVEGAVHMAEGYSRAEPGNIGVCLATSGPGGTDTITGLYSAWGDSVPLLVVTGQAPVAKLHKEDFQAVDIAAIAAPVTKMAETVMEPAQVPGAFQRAFHVMRSGRPGPVLLDLPVDVQLAEIEFDIDTYEPLPVTKPAATREQAERAIDMLCAAERPLLVAGGGIVNADAAELLVELAEILDVPVIPTLMGWGTIPDDHRLMAGMAGLQTAHRYGNATVLASDFVLGIGNRWANRHTGGLDVYRDGRTFVHVDIEPTQIGRIFAPDYAIVSDARAALERLVEVAHERRDEGRLPDRTAWVAECVDRKETMHRRTDFPDVPIKPQRVYQEMNKAFGRDTRYVSNIGLSQIAGAQFLHVYRPRGWIDAGQAGPLGWTVPAALGVCVADPEATVVGLSGDYDFQFLVEQLACGAQFRLPFVHVLVNNSYLGLIRQAQRPFDMDYGVQLGFDNVNSPNLEGYGVDHVKVAEGLGCKAIRVREPDELGAAFEKAMAMMAEFRVPVVVEVILEKITNVAMGTELDNVTEFEELATHA; translated from the coding sequence ATGGCCCGCATGCGCGCGATCGATGCCGTCGTCCTCGTCCTGGAACGGGAAGGCATCACGTGTGCGTTCGGTGTCCCTGGTGCGGCGATCAATCCGCTCTACTCCGCTATGCGCAAGCGCGGCAGCATCACTCACTACCTCGGTCGCCACGTCGAGGGCGCCGTACACATGGCAGAGGGCTACAGCCGGGCTGAACCGGGCAACATCGGGGTGTGCCTGGCCACCAGCGGCCCGGGCGGCACCGACACCATCACCGGGCTGTACTCCGCGTGGGGCGATTCGGTGCCTCTGCTCGTGGTCACCGGGCAGGCGCCGGTCGCGAAGTTGCACAAGGAGGACTTCCAGGCCGTCGACATCGCGGCCATCGCCGCTCCCGTCACCAAGATGGCCGAGACCGTAATGGAGCCCGCTCAGGTACCCGGGGCGTTCCAACGCGCGTTCCACGTCATGCGCTCAGGACGGCCCGGGCCAGTCCTGCTCGATCTGCCCGTCGACGTACAGCTCGCCGAGATCGAGTTCGACATCGACACTTACGAGCCGTTGCCGGTGACCAAGCCGGCCGCGACCCGGGAGCAGGCCGAGCGGGCGATCGACATGCTCTGCGCCGCCGAGCGCCCGCTGCTGGTCGCGGGCGGCGGAATCGTGAACGCCGATGCCGCCGAGCTGCTGGTCGAGCTTGCCGAAATTCTGGACGTGCCGGTGATCCCCACCCTGATGGGCTGGGGCACGATCCCGGACGACCACCGGCTGATGGCCGGCATGGCTGGGCTGCAGACCGCGCACCGTTACGGCAACGCCACGGTGCTGGCGTCGGACTTCGTGCTGGGCATCGGAAACCGCTGGGCAAACCGGCACACCGGAGGGCTGGACGTCTATCGCGACGGCCGCACGTTCGTACACGTCGACATCGAACCGACGCAGATCGGACGAATCTTCGCCCCGGACTACGCCATCGTCTCCGACGCCCGCGCGGCGCTGGAGCGGCTCGTCGAAGTGGCCCACGAACGCCGGGACGAGGGGAGGCTTCCCGACCGCACCGCGTGGGTGGCCGAGTGCGTCGATCGCAAGGAGACGATGCATCGTCGCACCGACTTCCCCGACGTACCAATCAAGCCGCAGCGCGTCTACCAGGAGATGAACAAGGCCTTCGGGCGGGACACCCGCTACGTCAGCAACATCGGGCTGTCCCAGATCGCGGGTGCGCAGTTCCTGCACGTATATCGGCCGCGGGGTTGGATCGACGCCGGCCAAGCCGGCCCGCTGGGCTGGACGGTGCCCGCTGCGCTGGGCGTGTGCGTAGCCGACCCCGAGGCCACCGTGGTCGGGCTCTCCGGTGACTACGACTTCCAGTTCCTGGTCGAGCAGCTCGCCTGCGGCGCGCAGTTCCGACTGCCCTTCGTTCATGTCCTGGTGAACAATTCATACCTGGGGCTCATCCGTCAGGCCCAGCGGCCGTTCGACATGGACTACGGGGTGCAGCTCGGGTTCGACAACGTCAACTCGCCGAACTTGGAGGGCTATGGAGTCGACCACGTCAAGGTCGCCGAAGGCTTGGGCTGCAAGGCTATTCGCGTCCGCGAACCCGACGAGCTGGGGGCAGCGTTCGAGAAGGCGATGGCGATGATGGCCGAGTTCCGCGTGCCGGTCGTCGTCGAGGTGATCTTGGAGAAGATCACCAACGTCGCGATGGGCACCGAACTCGACAACGTCACCGAGTTCGAGGAACTCGCCACGCACGCGTGA
- a CDS encoding class I SAM-dependent methyltransferase → MSPPAEDHASPPSHWSQIHGWFGWRDLQEEAVATFAEGSTFVEVGSYLGRSLCSLAEVVSESNRDFTVVGVDSCRGSGREGTADKDSHAAAVADGGGTLAGQLHRNVIGCGFADQVHLLVSPSPAAAALFADGSLAWVHLDARHEYDSVVADIDGWLPKVAPGGWLSGDDYDQQWWPGVVAAVRDRVPDAQECSTRQWRWVKPHGSSR, encoded by the coding sequence GTGAGCCCACCCGCCGAAGACCACGCTTCGCCGCCATCACACTGGTCGCAGATTCACGGCTGGTTCGGTTGGCGCGACCTGCAGGAGGAGGCCGTGGCGACCTTCGCCGAGGGCAGCACGTTCGTCGAGGTTGGTTCCTACCTCGGCCGCAGCCTGTGTTCGCTGGCCGAGGTGGTGAGCGAGTCGAATCGCGACTTCACCGTCGTCGGCGTCGACTCCTGCCGTGGCAGCGGACGCGAGGGCACCGCGGACAAGGATTCTCATGCCGCCGCCGTCGCCGATGGTGGCGGCACCCTCGCCGGACAGTTGCACCGCAACGTCATCGGGTGTGGGTTCGCCGACCAGGTGCACCTTCTGGTCAGCCCGTCACCGGCCGCTGCCGCGCTCTTCGCCGACGGGTCCCTGGCCTGGGTGCACCTCGACGCCCGCCACGAGTACGACAGTGTGGTCGCCGACATCGACGGCTGGCTGCCCAAGGTCGCCCCGGGCGGTTGGCTGTCCGGAGACGACTATGACCAGCAGTGGTGGCCGGGTGTGGTTGCCGCAGTGCGGGATCGGGTGCCCGACGCGCAGGAATGCTCCACGCGGCAGTGGCGTTGGGTGAAGCCGCACGGCTCGTCCCGCTGA
- a CDS encoding NADP-dependent oxidoreductase, with protein sequence MKAVVVTEYGGPEVLRQVDIDEPHAGPGRVRIRVHAATVNPADVLLRIGDIDEALRASTLSPPYRPGMEVAGLVDEIGPGTTTDIRVGDRVMAILMPIDDSGGAYAEYVVVDADQVTAAPAGSSHAEAATLPMNGLTARRALDVLNLAPGDTLAVTGAAGAVGGYAVQLAKADGLRVIADAAPADEELVSALGADEIVARGSTVGECIRRRHPEGVAAVVDAALQGDEVMPALRDGGQIAIVRRPGERGTSTLHPERDITIRDVWVPDYTHATDKLDSLRALAEQGQITLRVAQTFPAADAAAAHRAIEQGGVRGRLVLTFD encoded by the coding sequence ATGAAAGCAGTAGTGGTCACCGAGTACGGCGGTCCGGAAGTTCTTCGGCAGGTGGACATCGACGAGCCGCACGCTGGTCCCGGCCGGGTCCGCATCCGGGTCCACGCCGCGACTGTCAATCCCGCGGACGTGTTGCTGCGGATCGGCGACATCGACGAGGCGCTGCGGGCGAGCACGTTGTCGCCGCCGTACCGTCCGGGCATGGAGGTCGCCGGACTGGTCGACGAGATCGGCCCCGGCACGACTACCGACATCCGCGTCGGTGACCGCGTGATGGCGATCCTGATGCCGATCGACGACTCCGGCGGTGCCTACGCCGAATACGTCGTCGTCGACGCCGACCAGGTCACCGCCGCGCCCGCCGGAAGCAGTCACGCCGAGGCAGCCACGTTGCCGATGAACGGTCTCACGGCTCGGCGGGCGCTCGACGTGTTGAACCTGGCACCTGGTGACACCCTCGCAGTCACCGGCGCCGCGGGTGCAGTCGGCGGTTATGCCGTCCAGCTGGCGAAGGCCGACGGACTCCGGGTGATCGCCGACGCCGCCCCCGCCGACGAGGAGCTCGTCTCGGCCCTCGGCGCCGACGAGATCGTCGCGCGTGGATCTACTGTGGGAGAATGCATTCGGCGGCGTCACCCCGAAGGTGTCGCGGCGGTTGTCGACGCCGCGTTGCAAGGCGACGAGGTCATGCCAGCGCTGCGCGACGGCGGTCAGATCGCCATCGTTCGTCGCCCCGGGGAGCGCGGCACCTCGACGCTCCATCCCGAACGCGACATCACGATCCGCGATGTGTGGGTGCCCGACTACACCCACGCGACCGACAAGCTCGACAGCCTTCGCGCCCTCGCGGAGCAGGGCCAGATCACGCTGCGGGTGGCACAGACATTCCCCGCCGCGGATGCCGCCGCGGCACACCGCGCCATCGAACAGGGCGGCGTCCGTGGCCGCCTCGTCCTCACCTTCGACTAG
- a CDS encoding zinc-dependent alcohol dehydrogenase family protein, producing the protein MRAAVLTAYNAPLRVSEIPDPTPGPREVLVRVMASGVNPLDIKIRRGEAAHAKMAPPGVLGIDMAGVVEAVGAQVDEFHIGDEVFGMTGGIGGVAGSLAELAAVDARLIAHKPKALSMEQAAALPLGFITSWEGLVDRADVAAGHQVLIHGGAGGVGFLAVQLAIARGAQVFATGGPSSQDAIRQVGATPIDYTTSAVAEYVAEYTGDEGFDIVVDNVGGATLDASFAAVKRYTGHVVSALGWGTHSLAPLSFRGATYSGVFTLMPLLSGRGREHHGHIVSQAAALTDGGKLAPRLHSTTFTLDEVNDAHAIVENGAATGKVIVLPPL; encoded by the coding sequence ATGCGCGCTGCAGTCCTGACCGCCTACAACGCCCCGCTGCGGGTGAGCGAGATCCCCGATCCCACCCCGGGTCCCCGCGAAGTCCTGGTTCGCGTCATGGCCAGCGGTGTCAACCCACTCGACATCAAGATCCGCCGGGGGGAGGCCGCGCACGCGAAGATGGCGCCCCCGGGCGTTCTCGGCATCGACATGGCCGGGGTGGTGGAGGCAGTGGGGGCACAGGTCGACGAATTCCACATCGGTGACGAAGTATTCGGCATGACCGGCGGAATCGGCGGCGTGGCGGGGTCGCTGGCCGAACTGGCCGCGGTCGATGCGCGGTTGATCGCTCACAAACCCAAAGCACTGTCAATGGAGCAGGCTGCGGCCCTTCCGCTGGGCTTCATCACGTCCTGGGAGGGGCTCGTCGACCGTGCGGATGTCGCTGCGGGGCACCAGGTACTGATCCACGGCGGCGCGGGCGGAGTCGGTTTCCTCGCGGTGCAGCTCGCCATCGCCCGCGGCGCGCAGGTGTTCGCCACCGGAGGCCCCTCGAGCCAGGACGCAATCCGCCAGGTCGGGGCGACCCCCATCGACTACACGACGAGTGCAGTCGCCGAATACGTCGCTGAGTACACCGGCGACGAGGGCTTCGACATCGTGGTCGACAACGTCGGCGGCGCCACGCTTGACGCTTCGTTCGCCGCGGTCAAGCGCTACACCGGCCACGTCGTGAGCGCACTGGGATGGGGCACTCACAGCCTGGCGCCCCTGTCCTTCCGCGGAGCCACCTACTCGGGGGTGTTCACCCTGATGCCGCTGTTGAGCGGCCGCGGCCGCGAACACCACGGCCACATCGTGTCTCAAGCTGCCGCACTCACCGACGGTGGCAAGCTGGCCCCTCGGCTGCACTCGACGACCTTCACCCTCGACGAGGTCAACGACGCCCATGCGATCGTCGAGAACGGCGCCGCTACAGGCAAAGTGATCGTGCTGCCACCGCTGTAG
- a CDS encoding hydroxypyruvate isomerase family protein: MRHELPYLANCSIMFTESPLLERPAAAHAAGFDAIEFWWPFDRAVPSDPEVDAFVTAISDAGVRLVGLNFPAGDMPSGDRGLLSWLGRAAEFQDGVEVAVGIAGQLGTHAFNALYGNRLDDEDAAAQNDLAAQNLAHAATAAARIGAVVLLEPVSGAPRYPLRTAADVVAVLDRVERESGADNLRLLADLYHLATNGDDLNAAVAQHHSRIGHVQIADAPGRHEPGSGDLDLDTPLRELEARGYTGWVGLEYAPATTTEAGLHWLPRERRAAANTAGRAT; encoded by the coding sequence ATGCGACACGAACTTCCCTACCTTGCGAACTGCTCCATCATGTTCACCGAGTCACCCCTGCTGGAACGTCCGGCGGCAGCGCATGCCGCGGGTTTCGACGCCATCGAGTTCTGGTGGCCCTTCGACCGTGCCGTCCCGTCCGACCCGGAGGTCGACGCCTTCGTGACGGCAATCTCCGACGCCGGGGTTCGGTTGGTCGGACTGAACTTCCCGGCCGGTGACATGCCGTCGGGTGACCGGGGCCTGCTGTCCTGGTTGGGGCGCGCCGCGGAATTCCAAGACGGTGTGGAGGTGGCCGTGGGCATCGCCGGCCAACTCGGAACCCACGCCTTCAACGCTCTCTACGGCAACCGCCTCGATGACGAGGACGCCGCCGCCCAGAACGACTTGGCCGCGCAGAACCTGGCGCATGCGGCCACCGCAGCAGCCCGCATCGGCGCGGTCGTACTGCTGGAGCCCGTCAGCGGCGCTCCGCGTTACCCGCTGCGCACGGCGGCCGACGTCGTCGCCGTCCTCGACCGTGTCGAGCGGGAGTCGGGTGCGGACAACCTGCGACTGCTCGCCGACCTCTACCACCTGGCCACCAACGGCGATGATCTCAATGCCGCAGTCGCGCAACATCACTCGCGCATCGGCCATGTCCAGATCGCCGATGCGCCCGGCCGTCACGAGCCCGGCAGCGGTGACCTCGATCTCGACACGCCCCTTCGTGAACTAGAGGCCCGGGGCTACACCGGCTGGGTCGGCCTCGAATACGCGCCCGCCACCACCACCGAAGCCGGACTTCACTGGCTGCCTCGCGAACGCCGGGCGGCCGCCAACACCGCAGGGAGGGCGACATGA
- a CDS encoding IclR family transcriptional regulator, with protein MDETRGSGVQSLDRAIALLEHLADAGGSMRLAELEAATGLPLPTIHRLLGSLAHNGYVRREPSRRYALGPRLIRLGETAVRALGGSWAGPRLAELVEEIGETANMAVLEGDAVVYVAQVPSAHSMRMFTEVGRRVSAHSTGVGKALLSQLPNGQVLELLRRTGMPASTPRTHTDPAAFLAELDEIREQGWAVDDAEQEAGVRCVAVPVLDAPACSALSVSGPSGRITAGRVVEIAPILIRVAKSLSRDLHGDPSV; from the coding sequence GTGGACGAAACTCGCGGGAGCGGTGTGCAGTCGCTGGACCGCGCCATCGCGTTGCTGGAGCACCTGGCGGATGCGGGAGGATCCATGAGACTGGCCGAACTCGAGGCCGCCACCGGACTTCCGCTGCCGACGATCCACCGGCTCCTGGGGTCGCTGGCACACAACGGCTACGTACGGCGGGAGCCCTCCCGGCGCTATGCGCTCGGCCCGCGGTTGATCCGACTGGGCGAGACGGCCGTGCGCGCCCTTGGCGGCAGCTGGGCCGGGCCGCGATTGGCCGAATTGGTGGAGGAGATCGGCGAAACGGCGAACATGGCCGTGCTCGAGGGCGATGCCGTCGTCTACGTGGCGCAGGTGCCGTCCGCCCATTCGATGCGAATGTTCACCGAGGTGGGTCGCCGGGTCTCCGCGCACAGCACCGGCGTGGGCAAGGCACTGCTTTCCCAGCTGCCGAACGGTCAGGTGCTGGAGTTGCTGCGGCGGACCGGAATGCCCGCCTCGACGCCTCGCACGCACACCGATCCCGCGGCGTTCCTCGCCGAACTCGACGAGATACGCGAGCAGGGGTGGGCGGTGGACGACGCCGAGCAGGAGGCCGGAGTCCGGTGCGTCGCCGTACCGGTCCTCGACGCGCCCGCCTGTTCGGCGTTGTCGGTGTCGGGACCGTCTGGCCGCATCACCGCGGGCCGCGTCGTCGAGATCGCCCCCATCCTCATCCGGGTGGCGAAGAGTCTCAGCCGCGATCTTCACGGTGACCCCTCGGTCTGA
- a CDS encoding isochorismatase family protein, producing the protein MGILLDTSADMKRDTPMDWNSSDTAVVFIDPQNDVLSPTGINWAATGASVTENDTVAHMLAIFEAAKAAAFGMFISPHYFYPTDHRWLFNGALEADELRTGTFDRQGPLTLDGFDGSGADWLEEFKPFINDPGTVVVSPHKVFGPQTNDLTLQLRKRRINKVLLGGMLANMCVESHLRDLLEQGFEVYVVRDAIAGPRHPEWGDGYQAALVNYAFLAHGVVWTEDVVTAMRATHSR; encoded by the coding sequence ATGGGCATCCTCTTAGACACGTCCGCCGACATGAAGAGAGACACCCCGATGGACTGGAACTCCAGCGACACCGCCGTGGTATTCATCGACCCGCAGAACGACGTCCTGAGCCCCACCGGAATCAACTGGGCGGCGACCGGCGCCAGCGTCACGGAGAACGACACCGTCGCGCACATGCTCGCCATCTTCGAAGCCGCGAAGGCCGCGGCGTTCGGGATGTTCATCTCGCCGCACTACTTCTATCCCACCGATCACCGCTGGCTGTTCAACGGCGCACTCGAGGCCGACGAACTGCGCACCGGCACCTTCGACCGGCAGGGCCCGTTGACCCTCGACGGGTTCGACGGCTCGGGAGCCGACTGGCTCGAGGAGTTCAAGCCCTTCATCAACGATCCGGGCACGGTGGTCGTCAGCCCGCACAAAGTATTCGGCCCGCAAACCAACGACCTGACTCTGCAGTTGCGTAAACGGCGGATCAACAAAGTCCTCTTGGGCGGGATGCTCGCGAACATGTGCGTCGAGTCGCACCTGCGCGATCTCCTCGAACAAGGCTTCGAGGTCTACGTCGTACGCGATGCCATCGCCGGTCCACGCCACCCCGAGTGGGGGGATGGTTACCAGGCCGCTCTGGTCAACTACGCCTTCCTCGCCCACGGGGTGGTCTGGACCGAGGATGTCGTCACCGCAATGCGGGCCACGCATAGCCGTTGA
- a CDS encoding CIA30 family protein gives MVALLIVSCGSAGRTANADETTNPPTTPSSAAQAVTLVDLDEASEVATWTTVNDPVMGGQSTSRITFGDGGLVFSGDISLENNGGFASARSPQDPDIGRRATGAKSLRVRALGDGKTYVLKVGTAGQPWSYIQRFTTEAAVQRIYELPIAGFQPVGQRLDPAPDAPQTLDPSNIDQVSVYILDKQQGPFELTISTIDATT, from the coding sequence TTGGTCGCACTTCTGATCGTCTCGTGCGGAAGCGCCGGGCGAACCGCCAACGCAGACGAGACGACGAACCCGCCGACGACACCTAGCTCGGCCGCCCAGGCCGTCACGCTCGTCGACCTCGACGAGGCCAGCGAGGTAGCCACCTGGACAACGGTCAACGACCCCGTCATGGGCGGTCAGTCGACCTCGAGGATCACGTTCGGCGATGGTGGCCTCGTGTTCTCGGGCGACATCTCGCTGGAGAACAATGGCGGGTTCGCCTCGGCGCGCAGCCCGCAGGACCCCGATATCGGGCGACGAGCCACAGGCGCGAAGTCGCTGCGCGTGCGCGCTCTGGGCGACGGTAAGACCTACGTACTGAAGGTCGGCACTGCCGGGCAACCTTGGTCCTACATCCAGCGCTTCACCACCGAGGCCGCCGTCCAGCGGATCTACGAACTCCCCATTGCAGGCTTTCAGCCCGTTGGCCAGCGCCTCGATCCCGCACCCGACGCGCCGCAGACTTTGGACCCGTCGAACATCGACCAGGTTTCGGTCTACATCCTCGACAAACAGCAGGGCCCCTTCGAACTCACCATCAGCACGATCGACGCGACGACCTGA
- a CDS encoding 2-hydroxy-3-oxopropionate reductase, with the protein MAASRTPGGRQHRREGDMTTIAFIGLGIMGEPMAANLVEAGHDVIAVNRSQEAVERLTERGARAGTVAAASAEAEVVITMLPDSPDVEAVAHGEDGIHANAKPGTLHIDCSSIRPDVARGLAAEGEQRGLRVIDAPVSGGQPAAVEGTLSIMVGGGDADVERARPLLEAVGSTVVHVGPTGAGQTVKAANQLIVAGHLELLAEAIVFLNAHGVDLDAAIKVLGGGLAGSTVLDRKAAGMLAGTFEPGFRIDLHHKDLGIVTAAAREAGVTIPLGAHVAQLVGALRAQGHGGLDHSALLLLVQQLSNPTKGA; encoded by the coding sequence CTGGCTGCCTCGCGAACGCCGGGCGGCCGCCAACACCGCAGGGAGGGCGACATGACCACGATCGCATTCATCGGCCTCGGCATCATGGGCGAGCCCATGGCCGCGAACCTGGTCGAGGCGGGCCATGACGTCATCGCCGTGAACCGCAGCCAGGAGGCCGTCGAGCGGCTGACCGAGCGCGGTGCCCGCGCGGGCACCGTGGCTGCCGCGTCCGCCGAAGCCGAGGTCGTCATCACGATGCTGCCGGACAGTCCCGACGTGGAGGCAGTCGCCCACGGTGAGGATGGCATCCACGCGAACGCCAAGCCCGGGACGCTGCACATCGACTGCTCGTCGATCCGGCCCGACGTGGCGCGGGGCCTCGCCGCCGAAGGTGAACAACGCGGCCTGCGGGTGATCGATGCCCCGGTCAGTGGCGGACAACCGGCCGCCGTCGAGGGCACGCTGTCGATCATGGTCGGCGGCGGGGACGCCGACGTGGAACGGGCCCGTCCGCTGCTGGAAGCGGTGGGTTCCACCGTGGTTCACGTCGGACCGACCGGCGCGGGACAGACGGTCAAGGCGGCGAATCAGCTCATCGTCGCCGGGCACCTGGAACTGCTGGCCGAGGCGATCGTGTTCCTGAACGCGCACGGTGTCGACCTCGACGCTGCGATCAAGGTTCTCGGCGGTGGCCTGGCCGGCAGCACCGTCCTGGACCGCAAGGCCGCGGGCATGCTCGCCGGTACGTTCGAGCCGGGCTTCCGAATTGACCTGCACCACAAAGATCTTGGCATCGTGACCGCGGCCGCTCGCGAAGCCGGCGTGACTATTCCGCTCGGCGCTCACGTCGCCCAGTTGGTCGGCGCACTTCGGGCCCAGGGACACGGCGGGCTGGATCACAGCGCGTTGCTTCTGCTCGTCCAGCAGTTATCCAACCCGACCAAGGGAGCCTGA